One Bemisia tabaci chromosome 7, PGI_BMITA_v3 DNA window includes the following coding sequences:
- the LOC109034856 gene encoding E3 ubiquitin-protein ligase SIAH1A-like — protein MPKLTGKELKRYYAEIRELMKCPVCYDLVSPPVKVCRYGHAVCNSCLHSVTECPLCKSLFSAGKQTLLDNFLTAFPYPCPFSEDGCDQVHPLTSHRKHVRDCDFRKSRCAEFRCRWTGRSSELLPHFRVRHPRKLWIGEQFTIRFRNFVLGHVMNEVRAISAFGRSFFFRFRNYPHERCCIAAVQTFGAPASAENFDYSLEFFSADKKFSVVFCSRTHPDDEMVFARSNSSFSLMHGALKSFIVDGVLSGKLSIQRRKSKNINRADRGTV, from the coding sequence ATGCCAAAACTGACGGGCAAAGAGCTGAAACGATATTACGCCGAGATAAGGGAGCTAATGAAGTGTCCCGTTTGCTACGATCTGGTGAGTCCCCCCGTCAAAGTGTGCCGCTATGGCCACGCCGTTTGCAACAGCTGTTTACACAGTGTCACCGAGTGTCCTCTTTGCAAGTCGCTCTTCAGCGCGGGCAAGCAGACGCTTCTGGACAATTTCCTAACCGCTTTTCCGTACCCCTGCCCGTTCAGCGAAGACGGCTGCGACCAGGTGCACCCTCTGACGTCACACCGGAAACACGTCCGCGACTGCGACTTCCGGAAATCCAGGTGCGCCGAGTTCCGCTGCAGGTGGACAGGCAGGTCCTCCGAGCTTCTTCCGCATTTCCGCGTCCGACACCCTCGAAAGCTCTGGATCGGGGAGCAATTCACGATTCGTTTCCGGAACTTCGTGCTGGGCCACGTCATGAACGAGGTTAGGGCCATTTCCGCTTTCGGCAGGTCTTTCTTCTTCCGCTTCCGAAATTATCCGCACGAGCGCTGCTGCATCGCCGCTGTCCAGACGTTCGGCGCGCCGGCCAGTGCCGAGAATTTCGActattccttggaatttttctcGGCAGACAAGAAATTCAGCGTGGTATTCTGCAGCCGGACTCACCCTGATGACGAGATGGTGTTCGCTCGGAGCAACTCTAGTTTCTCGTTAATGCACGGCGCTCTCAAGTCTTTCATCGTTGACGGCGTGTTGAGTGGGAAACTGTCCATACAGCGGCGtaagtcgaaaaatataaatcgaGCCGATCGTGGAACCGTGTAA